Proteins encoded within one genomic window of Episyrphus balteatus chromosome 1, idEpiBalt1.1, whole genome shotgun sequence:
- the LOC129906499 gene encoding fasciclin-3 isoform X3 has translation MERGLYKNRSNLHIKTTAALVLIIVSMLTDHIQAAGVDVEPNTALLIEGQKTELLCRYGRPINYCRIEIPGEKVLNLSPLWSKTPGFSYYGTGLDNGQCGVTIDRVSASHNGKVKCSLGFEGEEYEGNIDLVVALRPHQPVIELLSKPDQDEAFAAESKFAARCIVRDGRPAANITWFVDDLPIYQGLNPPEVIESQSDKNVTLSTTAQLLQKYLTPEDDGKMLICRAHHQTDREQPQEGKFLLKVRYAPVPQPETTVYGLYLEHTAMVNITIRANPTPITEWTIEGIAIPQGTQSGRYSAYEPVQLGNGYYNVTLAIAGLTLQDTTKTYNLKASNAFGVREYSVRISSSATPPSSGLDVGSIVGIAVAVAILVIIVLLIGFARATGRWCFGGATLNTDIGPDSEAQINPHHNDDFEGRDFEGDQHIDTTPQSEEVTPPVTDKLEAQKKADLKNVKNTNGHHNGGSDLKSNTPV, from the exons atcaCATTCAAGCAGCTGGAGTTGATGTTGAACCAAATACAGCATTACTAATCGAAGGACAAAAAACAGAACTTTTGTGCAGATATGGAAGACCAATTAATTATTGCCGTATTGAAATACCCGGCGAGAAAGTACTTAATTTATCACCGTTATGGAGTAAAACCCCTGGATTCTCATACTATGGTACTGGTTTGGATAATGGGCAGTGTGGTGTTACAATTGATAGGGTCAGTGCTTCGCACAATGGCAAAGTCAAGTGTAGTCTGGGTTTTGAAGGAGAAGAATATGAAGGAAATATCGATTTGGTTGTTGCgt TGCGACCACACCAGCCCGTAATTGAATTGCTATCCAAGCCCGATCAGGATGAAGCTTTTGCAGCCGAAAGCAAATTCGCTGCACGTTGTATTGTTCGTGATGGTCGACCAGCTGCGAACATTACTTGGTTTGTTGATGACTTACCCATTTACCAAGGCCTCAATCCACCAGAGGTGATTGAATCCCAAAGTGACAAAAATGTCACCCTCTCGACCACAGCACAATTATTGCAGAAATACTTAACGCCCGAGGACGATGGCAAAATGCTAATTTGTCGCGCCCACCATCAAACCGACCGTGAACAGCCACAGGAGGGTAAATTTTTACTCAAAGTCAGAT ATGCCCCAGTTCCACAACCCGAGACAACTGTTTATGGCCTTTACCTGGAACATACTGCCATGGTCAATATTACAATTCGAGCCAATCCGACGCCCATCACCGAATGGACCATCGAAGGTATTGCCATTCCGCAAGGCACCCAAAGCGGACGTTATTCAGCCTACGAGCCAGTTCAACTAGGCAATGGATATTACAATGTTACACTAGCCATTGCCGGTCTCACACTACAGGATACAACGAAAACTTACAACCTCAAGGCCTCAAATGCATTCGGTGTACGAGAATATTCAGTGAGGATAAGTTCGTCGGCAACACCACCCAGTTCGGGACTCGATGTTGGATCGATTGTTGGCATTGCTGTGGCAGTTGCTATTCTTGTAATTATTGTTCTGTTGATTGGATTCGCTCGAGCTACAGGACGTTGGTGTTTCggag GAGCAACATTGAACACTGACATTGGACCAGATTCTGAAGCCCAAATCAATCCACATCACAATGATGATTTCGAAGGACGTGATTTCGAAGGTGACCAACACATCGATACAACACCACAATCCGAAGAAGTTACCCCACCTGTCACCGACAAGCTGGAAGCACAAAAGAAggcagatttgaaaaatgttaaaaacactAATGGACATCATAATGGCGGCAGCGATTTGAAATCCAATACACCCGTTTAA